A stretch of the Thiomicrospira pelophila DSM 1534 genome encodes the following:
- a CDS encoding HDOD domain-containing protein — protein sequence MFNEDAMREGIAKASLILKALEVETVPVEILQLHALITGDTPSIADIDAVISRNPEVMGEFLSIANKALNRPADDLILNVTSAIHLLGLEEIHQLFVLSHVLKIVPVSQADHKILKRCMRAGIASAELTHWLYGFSRSETFLISYMQDIGALYMMRHDPLNYRDRFYNQQQEFPISKYEDEENYYKTSHAYVGGLITKRWDLGALLYRSVLFHHHSDLQALAKYDERTSKMVALNRIANFLVFERFSDHSITKELEDSFEEACAFIDVTEPMLKSADAALEKWADSEGLPEASH from the coding sequence ATGTTTAATGAAGATGCCATGCGAGAGGGTATCGCCAAGGCAAGCCTTATTCTCAAAGCCTTGGAAGTTGAAACGGTTCCTGTTGAAATACTACAGTTACATGCATTAATTACTGGAGATACCCCAAGTATTGCCGACATTGATGCGGTGATTTCACGCAACCCGGAAGTAATGGGCGAGTTTTTAAGTATCGCTAATAAGGCTTTGAACAGACCCGCTGATGATTTGATATTAAATGTGACCTCTGCCATTCATTTACTCGGCCTAGAAGAGATCCATCAACTGTTTGTGCTGTCACATGTACTTAAAATTGTACCGGTATCTCAGGCAGATCACAAAATACTAAAACGCTGTATGCGAGCGGGAATTGCGTCAGCAGAGCTGACTCATTGGCTATATGGTTTTAGCCGAAGCGAAACATTTTTGATCAGTTATATGCAAGATATTGGCGCTTTATACATGATGCGTCATGATCCACTTAACTATCGCGATAGATTTTATAATCAGCAACAAGAGTTTCCTATTAGTAAGTACGAAGATGAAGAAAATTACTACAAAACTTCGCATGCTTATGTCGGTGGCTTGATTACCAAGCGTTGGGATTTAGGGGCTTTGTTGTATCGTAGTGTGTTATTTCATCATCATAGCGATTTGCAAGCCTTGGCTAAGTATGATGAACGCACCAGTAAAATGGTGGCACTGAACCGAATTGCTAATTTTTTGGTGTTTGAGCGTTTCTCAGACCACTCTATTACGAAAGAGTTAGAAGACAGTTTTGAGGAGGCCTGTGCGTTTATTGATGTCACCGAGCCAATGTTAAAGTCTGCGGATGCGGCGCTTGAAAAATGGGCGGATTCTGAAGGACTACCAGAAGCTAGCCACTGA
- a CDS encoding methyltransferase domain-containing protein, which produces MNQDRNFDRLIDKFEKKVYGTLKGEWRLKLIKEDLARFHVKQPESDHLQIWDAGCGFAQIGLWLAQAGHQLTLCDLSRKMLDRAKQNFAQAGLEAQFLHGASQDLANDLPEYDLVLFHAVLEWLADPKTTLQTVAYKTRPGGYLSLLFYNRNAFVYSNVLKGEWRWPLILQNTYIGKGKKLTPPNPQYPHDVLTWLNDWGFEVEVHTGIRVFNDYIRPDILEKSDSQALLDLEYQYCRLPTYRDMGRYVHLLAKRCPS; this is translated from the coding sequence ATGAACCAAGACCGCAATTTTGACCGTTTAATTGATAAATTTGAAAAAAAAGTCTACGGCACACTCAAAGGTGAGTGGCGCTTAAAATTGATCAAAGAAGACCTGGCTAGGTTTCACGTGAAACAACCTGAGTCTGATCACTTACAGATATGGGATGCCGGCTGTGGTTTTGCTCAAATCGGGTTATGGCTGGCTCAAGCGGGTCATCAGCTCACGCTTTGTGATCTATCGCGCAAAATGTTGGATCGGGCAAAACAAAATTTTGCGCAGGCCGGGCTTGAAGCTCAATTCTTACACGGTGCATCACAGGATTTAGCTAACGATTTGCCAGAGTATGACCTAGTGTTATTTCATGCCGTACTGGAATGGCTAGCCGACCCCAAGACGACCCTACAAACCGTGGCATACAAAACCAGGCCGGGCGGTTATCTGTCGTTACTGTTTTACAACCGCAATGCATTTGTTTACAGCAATGTGTTAAAAGGCGAATGGCGTTGGCCGCTTATTTTGCAAAATACCTATATTGGCAAGGGTAAAAAACTCACCCCACCCAATCCGCAATATCCGCACGATGTTTTAACTTGGCTAAATGACTGGGGGTTTGAGGTTGAAGTTCACACGGGCATTCGGGTTTTTAATGATTATATTCGACCGGATATTCTAGAGAAAAGTGATTCCCAGGCTTTGCTAGATTTAGAATATCAGTACTGCCGCCTCCCCACTTATCGCGATATGGGGCGTTATGTTCACCTACTAGCGAAGCGATGCCCAAGTTAG
- a CDS encoding DNA/RNA non-specific endonuclease — protein MARWRRWRRRRGNNGNGYTKENHPTKTKFARLKTYAKVAGVSALAASVWYAVETQVMRSSMSFEGTPKHRDFDIDWEDQLTTRVFRNDAYMVGYSEKLGNPIWVTYQVLSKPEFSPRLPRPSTFKSDWRSTRCWLILPCIEHDDYTETGYDRGHLAPNHVIASRYGQDAQIETFLMTNITPQAPNLNRRAWQRLEAISADHFADRYAPFTVITGPIFEDKPKHLPGYKLIAIPKGFYKIFIRESENGEPPKVLAFVMPQTALGNEDLRQYLVSVRDIEDQTGLDFMHELDDGVEAYVETLIDPQSWDFNESIANQSARY, from the coding sequence ATGGCAAGATGGCGCAGATGGCGACGCCGACGCGGCAATAACGGGAACGGTTACACCAAAGAAAACCACCCAACTAAAACTAAATTCGCGCGCTTAAAGACTTATGCCAAGGTAGCCGGCGTAAGTGCCCTAGCCGCCAGTGTTTGGTATGCCGTTGAAACTCAGGTTATGCGGAGCAGCATGAGCTTTGAGGGCACACCCAAACATCGTGATTTTGACATCGACTGGGAAGACCAGTTGACCACACGGGTATTTCGCAATGATGCCTACATGGTGGGTTATTCTGAAAAATTGGGCAACCCGATTTGGGTGACTTATCAGGTATTATCCAAGCCAGAATTTAGCCCGCGCCTTCCACGCCCCAGCACATTTAAGTCGGATTGGCGCAGTACGCGGTGCTGGTTAATCTTGCCCTGTATTGAACATGACGACTACACCGAAACCGGCTACGACCGAGGTCACTTAGCACCCAATCATGTGATTGCCTCACGTTATGGGCAAGATGCCCAAATCGAAACCTTTTTAATGACCAACATTACGCCACAAGCGCCTAACTTGAATCGTCGGGCTTGGCAGCGTTTAGAAGCCATTTCGGCCGATCATTTTGCGGATCGTTACGCGCCCTTTACCGTCATAACCGGCCCGATTTTTGAGGACAAACCTAAACACCTACCAGGTTACAAATTGATCGCAATTCCTAAAGGTTTCTACAAAATATTTATTCGAGAATCTGAAAACGGCGAACCGCCGAAAGTGCTGGCGTTTGTTATGCCCCAAACGGCGTTAGGTAACGAAGACTTACGACAGTACTTAGTCAGTGTAAGAGATATTGAAGATCAAACTGGATTGGATTTTATGCATGAGTTAGATGACGGCGTAGAAGCCTATGTGGAAACCTTGATTGATCCACAGTCGTGGGATTTCAATGAAAGTATCGCGAACCAAAGTGCGCGATATTAA
- a CDS encoding SCO family protein, which yields MRPHFRAYLFVFLFIGTLMALPFIPGLVSSYNSYGLVVNKTAPDFRLKSTDDKIVELHDFKGQFTYLYFGYLNCNGVCQTHLSTFFHLDKQSSDQDFKIVFITMDAQRDSQALLKQRIESLGQRFIALYGSSKAEMQNLALEYNVPFYHSPGEQNDYEINHAGFVFLIDPNGQWRRTYTGRYLNYKKMQQDLAVLRSS from the coding sequence GTGCGTCCACATTTTCGAGCTTATTTGTTTGTATTTTTATTCATCGGTACATTGATGGCTTTGCCTTTTATACCAGGCCTGGTCTCTTCTTATAATAGTTATGGCCTAGTTGTGAATAAGACCGCACCGGACTTTAGGCTTAAATCTACGGATGACAAAATCGTCGAATTGCATGATTTTAAAGGTCAGTTTACTTATTTATATTTTGGCTATTTAAATTGCAATGGTGTTTGTCAGACCCATTTATCCACCTTCTTCCATTTAGATAAACAAAGCTCAGATCAAGATTTTAAGATTGTGTTTATAACCATGGATGCACAGCGTGATAGTCAAGCGCTTTTGAAGCAAAGAATAGAAAGTTTAGGTCAGCGCTTTATCGCTTTGTATGGCAGCTCTAAGGCCGAAATGCAAAACCTAGCACTTGAATATAACGTGCCCTTTTACCATTCACCTGGTGAACAAAATGATTATGAAATTAATCATGCAGGGTTTGTTTTTTTAATTGACCCAAATGGTCAATGGCGCCGGACCTACACGGGTCGTTACTTGAATTATAAAAAAATGCAGCAAGACCTAGCGGTGCTTCGGAGTAGCTAA
- a CDS encoding TonB-dependent receptor → MKHTTLRLSVLSALGIPALSLFANLTQANELSTIVVSASPVHQHTAFEVPSQVEHLQGEDKSHLESGSLGEMLEEMVGVNNQKTGSQSGKPVIRGLTSNRVKVMSNGMTTDYQAYGTRHNPNVDAFLAEQVEVIRGASSVLYGSEAMGGVVNILSPQFLSEDGLAGEVRTEYNSNNAETQIGSKLKARSGNWMLNLGGSLREGDNFRTGEAIEWQTGEDNDRALFTGEVPFTNFENQAANVGLGYESGWGQVAVNYSDWQSKQNYLNIEGTPPEAVGAGQLLKNQETQVSGEFFVAEEWVLKPKWSHTRNTREATHDEPFETMAAEKGTDHYLDILVVRDDIKLGIEHPEVAGFKGEVGMEWSQKDQTLKSGHLTPTAKANSQAIYVFEEADINKWVVQFGARYDQINIEAPLDGQGNDEFSHVFDASNNERDFSVFTSSFGTTYKFNSNWSAALNLAQGFRAPTIFELYAGGTHGGVQAYQLGNPDLTAETSLNTDVSLRWQTQQAGATATVYNNQIDDFIYLERTDNNVDEEGVTCTAGTAGCYDEMQNQQTNARIQGFELSGWAQWTPKIKTWAALELIDGRDLQGKRDLPLMPANNLRVKAEYALGNLGVLEHNKLGVQGKFVAAKKSAGLYEPFSQFDSTDFGSASTDAYQLWDVEYTANLPIDHYDLGLQLKVENLFGTAYRDFLDTYKGYTLGMGRNIKLSAKIAF, encoded by the coding sequence GTGAAACATACTACTTTACGCCTATCTGTATTGTCAGCTCTAGGTATACCTGCTTTATCTTTATTTGCCAATCTGACTCAAGCCAATGAATTATCCACGATTGTTGTATCGGCTTCCCCGGTTCATCAACACACGGCTTTTGAAGTCCCCTCTCAAGTTGAACACCTGCAAGGTGAAGATAAATCTCATTTAGAGTCCGGTTCGCTGGGCGAGATGCTAGAAGAAATGGTGGGTGTCAACAATCAAAAAACCGGATCTCAATCCGGTAAACCGGTGATTCGCGGTTTAACCAGTAATCGAGTAAAAGTGATGTCAAATGGTATGACTACGGATTATCAAGCCTACGGCACACGTCATAATCCAAATGTGGATGCGTTTTTAGCAGAACAAGTTGAGGTAATCCGTGGCGCAAGTAGTGTGCTTTACGGATCTGAAGCGATGGGTGGCGTGGTGAATATTTTATCGCCACAGTTTCTATCAGAAGACGGCTTAGCTGGAGAAGTTCGCACTGAATACAATTCTAATAATGCCGAAACTCAGATTGGTTCGAAACTAAAAGCACGTTCAGGGAACTGGATGTTGAATTTAGGTGGCAGTTTGCGTGAAGGTGATAACTTTAGAACGGGTGAAGCCATCGAATGGCAAACGGGAGAAGACAATGATCGTGCATTGTTTACCGGTGAAGTGCCTTTTACAAATTTTGAAAATCAAGCCGCGAATGTTGGCTTAGGTTATGAGTCGGGCTGGGGTCAAGTCGCAGTTAATTATTCGGACTGGCAGAGTAAACAAAACTATTTAAATATTGAGGGCACGCCACCTGAAGCGGTTGGAGCAGGTCAGCTTTTAAAAAACCAAGAAACCCAAGTTAGCGGCGAGTTTTTTGTTGCAGAAGAATGGGTGCTAAAGCCTAAATGGTCACATACACGTAATACACGTGAAGCCACCCATGATGAACCGTTTGAAACGATGGCGGCAGAGAAAGGTACCGATCATTATTTGGATATATTAGTGGTTCGGGACGACATTAAATTAGGTATCGAACATCCGGAAGTAGCTGGGTTTAAAGGTGAAGTTGGTATGGAATGGTCTCAAAAGGATCAGACCTTAAAATCGGGTCACTTAACGCCAACCGCAAAAGCTAATAGCCAGGCTATTTATGTTTTTGAAGAAGCCGATATCAACAAATGGGTTGTACAGTTTGGCGCGCGTTACGATCAAATCAATATTGAAGCCCCTTTAGACGGGCAAGGAAATGATGAATTTAGTCATGTGTTTGATGCCAGCAATAATGAACGGGATTTCTCAGTATTTACAAGCTCATTTGGCACGACTTATAAATTCAACTCAAATTGGTCGGCCGCACTAAATCTCGCGCAAGGCTTTCGTGCACCCACCATTTTTGAACTCTATGCTGGAGGCACGCATGGTGGCGTACAAGCTTACCAGTTAGGCAACCCAGATTTAACAGCCGAAACTTCTTTAAATACCGACGTTTCTTTGCGTTGGCAAACTCAGCAAGCAGGCGCGACAGCGACGGTTTATAACAACCAGATTGATGATTTTATCTACTTGGAAAGAACTGACAACAATGTTGACGAGGAAGGTGTTACTTGCACAGCCGGTACAGCCGGTTGTTATGACGAAATGCAAAACCAGCAAACCAATGCACGCATTCAAGGCTTCGAATTAAGTGGCTGGGCTCAATGGACACCTAAAATTAAAACTTGGGCGGCCTTGGAATTAATTGATGGTCGAGATTTACAAGGTAAGCGTGACTTACCTTTAATGCCCGCCAATAACCTGAGAGTAAAAGCCGAATATGCCTTAGGAAATTTAGGCGTGCTAGAACATAATAAGCTTGGTGTGCAGGGTAAATTTGTCGCGGCTAAAAAATCAGCCGGTTTGTATGAACCATTTTCACAGTTTGATAGCACCGATTTTGGCTCAGCCAGTACGGATGCATATCAATTATGGGATGTTGAATATACCGCTAATTTACCGATCGATCATTATGATTTAGGCTTGCAGCTTAAGGTCGAAAACCTATTCGGTACGGCTTACCGTGACTTTTTAGACACCTACAAAGGTTATACATTAGGCATGGGGCGCAACATTAAACTAAGTGCAAAAATCGCGTTTTAA
- a CDS encoding murein transglycosylase domain-containing protein: protein MQDMKRRQLLQLLTASPFLGLLGCTPNEVRRTLEAGQNLTKGDVTKALTDQIPTTGIPALDQLVRKRFEELAERLLKEWGDEKVASQKEYIKYTDAYQSRAIVNFETGVIRVETVDSKDSKAKLEQAIITTLLTPDDPSKVELLTDKDVAPNGEPFLLNLVLDHQGKPVRYAWRAQQYAKYLMRTAYKQDTYNKKARHFVTFNMVKNHQTDSQNKYAAYVTENTRRYKVKPSLVYAIMEAESSFNPYAISHIPAYGLMQIVPSSAGRDAHQLVYNRPGTPTKDYLFVPKNNIRMGTGYLSILNDRYLAKVTHPQSREYCVIAGYNTGSGNVLKAFDKDRAKAFDRINRLSPNQVYQQLVKNLPYEETRRYLQKVTQYQRKYA, encoded by the coding sequence ATGCAGGATATGAAAAGACGCCAACTCCTCCAATTACTTACCGCCAGCCCCTTTTTGGGTTTACTGGGTTGCACCCCAAACGAAGTTAGACGTACCCTAGAAGCCGGTCAAAACTTGACCAAGGGCGATGTCACTAAAGCTTTGACCGATCAAATACCCACCACCGGCATTCCGGCTTTAGATCAATTGGTGCGTAAGCGATTTGAAGAGTTAGCTGAACGCTTATTAAAAGAATGGGGCGATGAAAAAGTCGCCAGTCAAAAAGAATACATCAAATACACCGACGCATATCAAAGCCGCGCCATTGTGAACTTTGAAACCGGTGTGATTCGAGTTGAAACAGTGGATTCAAAAGACTCGAAAGCCAAGTTGGAACAAGCGATTATCACCACACTATTAACCCCGGATGATCCCAGCAAAGTTGAACTATTAACAGATAAAGATGTCGCGCCGAATGGCGAACCTTTTTTGTTGAATTTGGTACTCGACCACCAAGGCAAGCCAGTACGTTATGCATGGCGCGCGCAACAATATGCGAAATATTTAATGCGCACCGCCTACAAACAAGACACCTACAATAAAAAAGCCCGCCATTTTGTGACCTTCAATATGGTGAAAAATCACCAAACCGATTCACAGAATAAATATGCAGCTTATGTCACCGAAAACACCCGACGTTATAAAGTTAAACCATCTTTAGTGTATGCCATTATGGAAGCTGAAAGTAGCTTCAACCCTTACGCGATAAGTCACATTCCAGCCTACGGTTTAATGCAAATCGTGCCCAGTTCAGCCGGTCGGGATGCCCATCAGCTGGTGTATAACAGACCCGGCACGCCAACCAAAGACTATTTGTTTGTCCCCAAAAACAATATCAGGATGGGCACGGGTTATTTGTCGATTTTAAATGATCGTTACTTAGCAAAAGTGACGCATCCGCAATCGCGAGAATATTGTGTGATCGCCGGTTACAACACCGGCAGCGGCAATGTTTTAAAAGCCTTTGATAAAGATCGCGCCAAAGCCTTTGATCGAATTAACCGACTTAGCCCTAACCAGGTCTATCAGCAACTCGTCAAAAACCTGCCTTACGAAGAAACCCGTCGTTATTTACAAAAAGTCACTCAGTATCAGCGCAAATACGCCTAA
- a CDS encoding acyltransferase family protein, which yields MAFWQIKSDFSQALSASDHEHSAIDGLRAIAILMVMAFHSLYIAHVVLSKQAFSELVINLPWGLGLIVSFDKAVDGFFVISGFLLATSLLKAQQKGHPIDFWRFYRKRLFRILPLFLIALVLYAAAAWKGDVYSLLLNLFFMENNFPDATKLIPVGWSLAIEMQFYLVLPIILALSGRFLAPVLLSILTFALAIKLGVIFSDTRLYQESIMAYLTQQIDPAIILDQIYYPTWMRFDPLIMGVLAAYFWVNHQAWLQQHQAKLFHIGWILVALSMLFPDHKQIEVLYPTLNGLGLAYHRSLFALGITLLMLAILLPKVQGIKLGVKRFLSARFWRSWSEMVFPLYLFHFPMLAIAAVVVFGTTDVNAINEVHYWQIGLIFLLGSTLTWLFSLLLHVFIEKPFHRHGRA from the coding sequence GTGGCATTTTGGCAAATCAAATCTGACTTTTCTCAAGCATTAAGTGCAAGTGATCATGAACATTCGGCGATTGATGGTTTGCGCGCGATCGCGATTTTAATGGTGATGGCGTTTCACTCGCTGTATATCGCTCATGTGGTCCTTTCAAAGCAGGCTTTTAGTGAGCTGGTGATTAATCTACCCTGGGGTTTAGGTTTAATCGTGAGTTTTGACAAGGCGGTGGATGGATTTTTTGTTATCTCAGGCTTTTTACTTGCGACTTCGCTATTAAAAGCGCAACAAAAAGGTCATCCTATCGACTTTTGGCGATTCTATCGCAAACGCTTGTTTCGAATTTTGCCGCTGTTTTTGATCGCGCTGGTGCTTTACGCTGCTGCGGCTTGGAAAGGCGATGTTTACAGCTTATTACTCAACTTGTTTTTTATGGAAAACAATTTTCCTGATGCAACCAAACTGATTCCGGTGGGTTGGTCGTTAGCGATTGAAATGCAGTTTTATTTAGTTTTGCCGATTATTTTGGCTTTATCGGGACGTTTTTTAGCACCGGTATTATTGAGCATATTAACGTTTGCGTTGGCCATTAAACTGGGGGTTATTTTTTCGGATACGAGACTGTATCAAGAGTCGATTATGGCTTATTTGACCCAACAAATAGATCCGGCGATTATTCTTGATCAGATTTATTATCCGACCTGGATGCGATTTGACCCGTTAATTATGGGTGTGTTGGCGGCTTATTTTTGGGTAAATCACCAGGCCTGGTTGCAGCAGCATCAAGCCAAGTTATTCCATATTGGTTGGATATTAGTGGCGCTCAGCATGCTGTTTCCAGATCATAAACAAATCGAGGTTTTGTACCCAACTTTAAACGGATTGGGTTTGGCGTATCATCGTAGCTTGTTTGCACTCGGTATCACCCTATTAATGTTGGCGATTCTGTTGCCTAAAGTACAAGGGATAAAGTTGGGCGTTAAGCGTTTCTTGAGTGCGCGCTTTTGGCGCTCTTGGAGTGAAATGGTATTTCCGCTGTATTTATTTCATTTTCCAATGTTAGCCATTGCGGCTGTCGTGGTATTTGGCACCACCGATGTAAATGCCATCAACGAAGTGCATTATTGGCAAATCGGTTTGATCTTTTTGTTGGGTTCGACTTTGACTTGGTTATTTAGTTTGCTACTGCATGTCTTTATTGAAAAACCCTTCCATCGACACGGCCGCGCCTAA
- a CDS encoding NADPH-dependent FMN reductase, with amino-acid sequence MKFLAISGSVRKGSLNTSLLHAAAELVPEGVTMDVRTLNGIELLDPNTLESGFPDLINKLALEVKQADALVLASPEFNYSVTAAMKNVIDWLSIHPEKPLKNKPTAMMSASPSGLGGARAQYQLRQMLIYPDVKVLAVPEVMVGNAFERFTAQGELTDENTKSLIKEQMQTLKAMCA; translated from the coding sequence ATGAAGTTTTTAGCGATAAGTGGCAGTGTACGTAAGGGTTCATTGAATACCTCATTATTACATGCGGCGGCTGAACTGGTGCCGGAAGGAGTAACAATGGATGTTCGCACATTGAACGGTATTGAGCTGCTTGATCCCAATACATTAGAAAGCGGTTTCCCGGATTTAATTAATAAACTGGCGCTTGAGGTTAAGCAGGCCGATGCCTTAGTTTTAGCTTCTCCAGAGTTTAATTATTCGGTGACCGCGGCGATGAAAAACGTGATTGATTGGTTGTCGATTCACCCAGAAAAACCACTAAAGAACAAGCCGACTGCAATGATGAGTGCCAGCCCTAGCGGCTTAGGTGGCGCGCGTGCACAATATCAGCTGCGTCAAATGTTGATTTATCCTGACGTAAAAGTTTTGGCCGTGCCAGAAGTGATGGTAGGCAATGCATTTGAGCGTTTTACTGCGCAAGGTGAGTTAACAGACGAAAATACTAAATCGTTAATTAAAGAACAAATGCAGACTTTAAAAGCTATGTGTGCCTAA
- a CDS encoding pirin family protein codes for MLRLRPSKERGYAEHSWLKSYHTFSFSSYFDRNQMNFRSLRVMNEDWIDPSSGFPTHPHDNMEIITYVIEGRVAHKDSMGNMEQIQPGEIQCMSAGTGITHSEFNPSDTDTTHLYQIWLMPAKNNIKPTYQQIRYDQAALGDLVLLASQDSRDGAVFINQDVDLYRAEMEAGQEVKFDIRPGRGIWIQLVKGELDVNGESMQTGDGLAVEDEPGLVMTTDSKAEFLLFDLC; via the coding sequence ATGTTACGTTTAAGACCATCTAAGGAACGCGGATATGCTGAGCATAGCTGGTTAAAATCCTATCACACGTTTTCATTTTCAAGCTACTTTGATCGTAATCAAATGAACTTTCGCAGTTTACGCGTAATGAACGAGGATTGGATTGATCCAAGCTCAGGTTTTCCGACCCATCCACACGATAATATGGAAATCATCACTTATGTGATTGAAGGTCGTGTGGCGCACAAAGACAGCATGGGCAATATGGAACAAATTCAACCGGGCGAGATTCAGTGTATGAGTGCGGGTACGGGCATAACGCACAGTGAGTTTAACCCATCGGATACCGATACCACGCATTTGTATCAGATTTGGTTAATGCCGGCGAAAAACAACATTAAGCCTACCTATCAGCAGATACGTTATGATCAGGCGGCACTAGGGGATTTGGTGCTTTTAGCTTCCCAAGACTCTAGAGATGGCGCGGTATTTATTAACCAAGATGTGGATTTATACCGAGCTGAAATGGAAGCGGGTCAAGAGGTGAAATTTGATATCCGTCCTGGTCGCGGTATTTGGATTCAGTTGGTGAAAGGCGAGCTAGATGTGAATGGTGAGTCGATGCAAACGGGTGATGGTTTAGCGGTAGAAGATGAACCAGGCCTGGTAATGACCACAGATTCGAAAGCCGAATTTTTATTATTTGATTTGTGTTAA
- a CDS encoding LysR family transcriptional regulator produces the protein MINRKDSLEGLTIFVQVIESGSFSGAATELGHAVSHISKAITKLEKRLAARLINRTTRSLSLTDVGQVYFEKAKQIVSDAYEAEQSITQLQDSPTGRLKISLPNSFGQSHMQPIVTQYLLQYPQVKLQVDFSSRLVDVIGEGFDLCVRMGQPQSSNLISRKLLDFEFITVATPDYFAKYGQPKHPHDLKAHLAIKYMYNQVPVTWEYHNEQRETIHVDVENLVECNNLPMQKTLIMNGLGIGRLPSFMCDEELQKGQLVRVLAEYEKSAQSAYLLYPHRLHLSAKVRAFVDLAIDYFQTGQHKP, from the coding sequence ATGATTAATCGAAAAGATTCTCTAGAAGGCTTAACTATTTTTGTACAGGTTATCGAATCTGGCAGTTTTAGTGGTGCGGCAACCGAACTGGGTCATGCGGTGTCGCACATAAGCAAAGCCATCACCAAACTGGAAAAGCGGCTCGCCGCGCGCCTCATCAACCGAACGACACGTAGCTTAAGCTTAACGGATGTGGGTCAAGTGTATTTCGAAAAAGCCAAACAAATTGTGAGTGATGCTTACGAAGCCGAACAAAGCATTACTCAGCTGCAAGACAGCCCAACCGGGCGTCTGAAAATCAGTTTACCCAACAGTTTCGGTCAATCTCATATGCAGCCGATTGTCACTCAATATTTACTGCAGTATCCACAGGTCAAACTTCAAGTCGATTTTAGCAGCCGCTTAGTCGATGTAATTGGAGAAGGGTTTGATTTGTGCGTACGTATGGGACAGCCGCAAAGCTCCAACTTAATCAGCCGTAAACTGCTCGACTTCGAATTTATCACCGTCGCAACACCAGACTACTTTGCTAAATACGGCCAACCCAAACACCCGCACGATTTAAAAGCGCACTTAGCAATTAAGTATATGTATAACCAAGTGCCGGTGACCTGGGAATATCATAACGAACAGCGCGAAACCATCCATGTGGATGTCGAAAACCTAGTCGAATGTAACAATTTACCAATGCAGAAAACCCTGATCATGAATGGACTGGGTATTGGCCGCCTGCCCAGCTTTATGTGTGACGAAGAACTCCAAAAAGGTCAGCTGGTACGTGTACTGGCCGAGTATGAAAAATCGGCTCAATCGGCCTATTTGCTTTATCCACATCGGCTACATTTATCCGCCAAAGTACGGGCCTTTGTAGATTTGGCGATTGACTACTTTCAAACTGGCCAACATAAACCATGA